A stretch of Calypte anna isolate BGI_N300 unplaced genomic scaffold, bCalAnn1_v1.p scaffold_87_arrow_ctg1, whole genome shotgun sequence DNA encodes these proteins:
- the LOC115600385 gene encoding keratin, type II cytoskeletal 5-like has translation MSRQSTCRSFGGGSRRGYSSCSAVGGGFGGGGGRSRMSYSSCSSSRGGGGGGQCGGSSSRSLHSMGGSRRITMGGCFGGGGRMGGFGGGMGGGMGGFGGGMSCGGMGGGGMGGGGMGGGGMGGGGMGGFGGGGFPGGIQPVQVDSSLLRPVHVEIDPQIQQVKTQEKDQIKVLNNQFASFIDKVRFLEQQNKVLSTKWELLQQQGSTGPKKNLDSIFESYIQNLRKRVEALMGQRGQLESELQNMRQYVEEYKCKYEEEINRRTAAENEFVVLKKDVDCAYMTKVELEAKVGALTDEINFLRCIYEEELSQMQNISRDLSVVVSMDNNRHLDLDSIIEEVRRQYEQIAQSSRAEVEAWYQSQYEELQSTAGRHGDDLRNTKMEIQELTRSVQRLRTEIESIKKQNQQLQSAIAEAEERGEMALKDARRKLEELECALQKDKEELARLLKEYQELLNIKIALDVEIAMYRKLLEGEENRMCNDGMSNVNVSVVGRTTMSGGRGGMGGFGGGSGMGGGMGGGSCGGGGGSCGGGFGGGSSMGGGMGGGSCGGGMGGGSMGGSCGMGGGMLGGGFSSGSGRMCGSGGGTMGSGGGSSSVRRCVTTTSIKSSGVRF, from the exons ATGTCCCGCCAGTCAACCTGTAGAAGCTTtggaggagggagcagaaggggCTACAGCTCTTGCTCTGCTGTCGGTGGTGGCTttggaggaggtggtggcagaAGCAGGATGAGctacagctcctgctcctcatccaggggaggtggaggaggtggaCAGTGTGGAGgttccagcagcaggagcctccATAGCATGGGTGGCAGCAGAAGAATTACCATGGGTGGCTGCTTTGGTGGTGGAGGCAGGATGGGTGGCTTTGGTGGAGGAATGGGTGGAGGAATGGGTGGCTTTGGAGGAGGAATGAGTTGTGGAGGAATGGGTGGTGGAGGAATGGGTGGTGGAGGAATGGGTGGTGGAGGAATGGGTGGCGGAGGAATGGGTGGCTTTGGTGGCGGTGGCTTCCCCGGAGGCATCCAACCTGTGCAAGTGGACTCAAGCCTCCTGCGCCCGGTCCATGTGGAGATTGACCCCCAGATCCAGCAAGTGAAAACCCAGGAAAAGGACCAGATCAAGGTTCTTAACAACCAGTTCGCCTCCTTCATTGACAAG GTCCGATTCCTGGAGCAACAGAACAAGGTCCTCTCCACCAAGTgggagctcctccagcagcaaggGTCCACAGGGCCGAAGAAGAACCTCGATTCCATCTTTGAGAGCTACATCCAGAACTTGAGGAAGAGGGTAGAGGCACTGatgggacagaggggacagctGGAGTCAGAGCTGCAGAACATGAGGCAGTACGTGGAGGAGTACAAATGCAA GTATGAAGAAGAAATCAACAGGCGCACGGCTGCTGAGAATGAGTTTGTGGTGCTCAAGAAG GACGTGGACTGTGCCTACATGACCAAAGTGGAGTTGGAAGCCAAGGTGGGAGCTCTGACGGATGAAATCAACTTCCTGAGGTGCATCTACGAGGAG GAGCTGTCCCAGATGCAGAACATCAGCCGGGACCTGTCGGTGGTGGTGTCCATGGACAACAACCGTCACCTGGATCTGGACAGCATCATTGAGGAGGTCAGGAGGCAGTACGAGCAGATCGCTCAGAGCAGCCGGGCTGAAGTTGAGGCGTGGTACCAGAGCCAG TatgaagagctgcagagcactgcTGGAAGGCACGGGGACGATCTCCGCAACACCAAGATGGAGATCCAGGAGCTGACCAGGAGTGTCCAGAGGCTGCGAACTGAGATTGAGAGCATCAAGAAGCAG aaccagcagctgcagtcagcaattgcagaggctgaggagcGTGGGGAGATGGCCCTGAAGGATGCCAGGAggaagctggaggagctggaatgTGCCCTGCAGAAAGACAAGGAGGAGCTGGCTCGCTTGCTGAAGGAgtaccaggagctgctgaacaTCAAGATCGCGCTGGACGTTGAGATTGCCATGTACAggaagctgctggagggggaggagaacag gATGTGCAACGATGGAATGTCCAACGTCAATGTCT ctgtgGTAGGCAGGACCACCATgtctggaggaagaggaggcatgGGAGGCTTCGGAGGCGGCAGCGGCATGGGAGGAGGAATGGGAGGAGGCTCCTGTGGAGGTGGAGGAGGCTCCTGTGGAGGAGGCTTTGGAGGTGGAAGCAGCATGGGAGGAGGAATGGGAGGAGGCTCCTGTGGAGGTGGCATGGGAGGAGGAAGCATGGGTGGCAGCTGTGGCATGGGAGGAGGGATGCTCGGTGGTGGCTTCTCCTCTGGAAGCGGAAGGATGTGCGGGTCCGGAGGTGGCACCATGGGCTCTGGGGGAGGATCCTCCTCCGTACGGAGATGTGTCACAACCACCTCCATCAAATCTTCCGGCGTGAGATTCTGA
- the LOC103528978 gene encoding keratin, type II cytoskeletal 6C, whose translation MSRQSICRSFGGGSRRGYSSCSAVGGGFGGCGSRSRISYSSFSTSRGVGGSGRCGGFSSRSLHNLGGSGRISMGGSYGGGCRIGGFGGGYGGGFGSIGGGVIGGGIGSFGGPGRGGPGFPGGIQPVQVDPTLLRPVHVDIDPQIQQVRCQEKEQIKTLNNQFASFIDKVRFLEQQNKVLSTKWELLQQQGPSAPRKNLDVIFESYIQNLRKRVEALMGQRGQLESELQNMRQYVEEYKCKYEEEINRRTAAENEFVVLKKDVDCAYMTKVELEAKVGALTDEINFLRCIYEEELSQMQNISRDLSVVVSMDNNRHLDLDSIIEEVRRQYEQIAQSSRAEAEAWYQSQYEELQSTAGRHGDNLRNTKIEIQELTRSVQRLRAEIESIKKQNQQLQSAIAEAEERGEMALKDARRKLEELECALQKDKEELARLLKEYQELLNIKIALDVEIAMYRKLLEGEENRLCGDNPSNVNVSVVGRTTIAGGRAGGFGAGSGLGGGGGVSTVGGGSIIGGSCGLGGGILGGGFSSGSGRICSSGGGSFVAGGGSSSVRRCVTTTMVKSSGVKY comes from the exons ATGTCCCGCCAGTCGATCTGCAGAAGCtttggaggaggaagcagaagggGCTACAGCTCTTGCTCTGCCGTTGGTGGTGGCTTTGGAGGATGTGGGTCCAGAAGCAGGATCAGCTATAGCTCCTTCTCCACATCCAGGGGAGTCGGAGGCAGCGGACGCTGTGGAGGTTTTAGCAGCAGGAGCCTCCATAACTTGGGTGGCAGCGGAAGGATTTCCATGGGTGGCTCTTATGGCGGTGGATGTAGGATTGGTGGCTTTGGTGGAGGCTATGGAGGAGGATTTGGCAGCATTGGAGGAGGTGTCATTGGTGGAGGAATAGGCAGCTTTGGTGGTCCCGGGAGAGGTGGTCCTGGGTTCCCTGGAGGCATCCAACCCGTGCAGGTTGACCCAACCCTCCTGCGGCCGGTCCACGTTGATATCGATCCTCAGATCCAACAAGTGAGGTGCCAGGAGAAGGAGCAGATCAAGACTCTTAACAACCAGTTTGCCTCTTTCATCGACAAG GTCCGATTCCTGGAGCAACAGAACAAGGTCCTCTCCACCAAGTgggagctcctccagcagcaaggGCCCTCGGCTCCCAGGAAAAACCTCGATGTCATCTTTGAGAGCTACATCCAGAACTTGAGGAAGAGGGTAGAGGCACTGatgggacagaggggacagctGGAGTCAGAGCTGCAGAACATGAGGCAGTACGTGGAGGAGTACAAATGCAA GTATGAAGAAGAAATCAACAGGCGCACAGCTGCTGAGAATGAGTTTGTGGTGCTCAAGAAG GACGTGGACTGTGCCTACATGACCAAAGTGGAGTTGGAAGCCAAGGTGGGAGCTCTGACGGATGAAATCAACTTCCTGAGGTGCATCTACGAGGAG GAGCTGTCCCAGATGCAGAACATCAGCCGGGACCTGTCGGTGGTGGTGTCCATGGACAACAACCGTCACCTGGATCTGGACAGCATCATCGAGGAGGTCAGGAGGCAGTACGAGCAGATCGCTCAGAGCAGCCGGGCTGAAGCTGAGGCGTGGTACCAGAGCCAG TatgaagagctgcagagcactgcTGGAAGGCACGGGGACAATCTCCGCAACACCAAGATAGAGATCCAGGAGCTGACCAGGAGTGTCCAGAGGCTGCGAGCTGAGATTGAGAGCATCAAGAAGCAG aaccagcagctgcagtcagcaattgcagaggctgaggagcGTGGGGAGATGGCCCTGAAGGATGCCAGGAggaagctggaggagctggaatgTGCCCTGCAGAAAGACAAGGAGGAGCTGGCTCGCTTGCTGAAGGAgtaccaggagctgctgaacaTCAAGATCGCGCTGGACGTTGAGATTGCCATGTACAggaagctgctggagggggaggagaacag GCTGTGTGGAGACAACCCGTCCAACGTCAACGTCT CTGTTGTGGGCAGAACCACCAttgctggtggcagagctggtggctTTGGAGCCGGCAGTGGcttgggaggaggaggaggagtgagtACCGTGGGAGGAGGAAGCATCATTGGTGGCAGCTGTGGCTTGGGAGGAGGAATCCTCGGCGGTGGCTTCTCCTCTGGAAGTGGAAGAATCTGCAGCTCTGGAGGTGGCAGCTTCGTGGCAGGGGGTGGCTCCTCCTCGGTGAGGAGATGTGTCACCACCACGATGGTCAAGTCCTCAGGTGTCAAATACTGA